The proteins below come from a single Comamonas antarctica genomic window:
- the rplS gene encoding 50S ribosomal protein L19 has product MNLIQTLEQEEIARLNKTIPAFAPGDTVIVSVNVVEGARKRVQAYEGVVIAKRNRGLNSGFTVRKISSGEGVERTFQTYSPLIAGIEVKRRGDVRRAKLYYLRERSGKSARIKEKLPARKTAAAAPAAAA; this is encoded by the coding sequence ATGAATCTGATCCAGACTCTTGAGCAGGAAGAAATCGCCCGCTTGAACAAGACCATCCCCGCGTTTGCTCCTGGTGACACCGTCATCGTGAGCGTGAACGTGGTCGAAGGCGCGCGCAAGCGCGTGCAGGCCTATGAAGGCGTCGTGATTGCCAAGCGCAACCGCGGCCTCAACAGCGGCTTCACGGTTCGCAAGATCTCCAGCGGTGAAGGCGTGGAGCGTACGTTCCAGACGTACAGCCCGCTGATCGCCGGCATCGAAGTCAAGCGCCGCGGCGACGTGCGCCGTGCCAAGCTGTACTACCTGCGCGAGCGCAGCGGCAAGTCGGCACGTATCAAGGAAAAGCTGCCAGCCCGCAAGACGGCTGCTGCTGCTCCTGCTGCTGCCGCCTGA
- a CDS encoding DUF1254 domain-containing protein: MRQKIFFACVLGASLGLAATVHAQSQPAAPVPVTVDNFIRAESDTYLAALAKQGGLGKLLHRREPASIDHQTVIRLNRDTFYTSGVFDLDAGPVTITMPDPGTRYMALQIVNQDHYVPNVFYGAGVRTLTRENVGTRYVLTAIRTLVDPGNAEDVRQVHALQDAIQVSQKAPGTLELPRWDAVSQKKVRDALLVLSTTIPDFKGAFGTRQEVDPVRRLVGAAAAWGGNPDKDAIYLNITPAGNDGKKVYRLVAKDVPVDGFWSISVYNAQGFYEKNAANAYTLNNLTAQKGSDGAITVQFGGCDGKVANCLPIVAGWNYTVRLYRPRAEVLSGRWSFPEPVPVN; the protein is encoded by the coding sequence ATGCGCCAAAAAATCTTCTTTGCCTGTGTCCTGGGAGCTTCCCTGGGTCTGGCCGCTACCGTTCATGCCCAGTCTCAGCCGGCTGCTCCGGTGCCGGTCACGGTGGACAATTTCATTCGCGCGGAAAGCGATACCTATCTGGCCGCTCTTGCCAAGCAGGGCGGCTTGGGGAAACTGCTGCATCGCCGCGAACCCGCGTCAATCGATCACCAGACCGTGATCCGCCTGAACCGCGACACTTTCTACACCTCGGGTGTGTTCGATCTGGACGCCGGCCCTGTGACCATCACCATGCCCGACCCTGGCACGCGCTACATGGCTTTGCAGATCGTCAATCAGGACCATTACGTTCCCAACGTCTTCTATGGCGCTGGCGTGCGGACATTGACGCGCGAAAACGTGGGCACGCGCTATGTGCTCACGGCCATCCGCACGCTGGTCGACCCCGGCAATGCCGAGGACGTGCGCCAGGTGCATGCGCTGCAAGACGCCATCCAGGTCAGCCAGAAAGCCCCGGGCACGCTGGAGCTGCCCCGATGGGATGCCGTGAGCCAGAAGAAAGTCCGCGATGCCTTGCTGGTGCTGTCCACCACCATCCCCGATTTCAAGGGCGCATTCGGCACCCGGCAGGAAGTCGACCCGGTGCGCCGGCTCGTGGGCGCGGCGGCGGCGTGGGGCGGCAATCCCGACAAGGATGCGATCTATCTCAACATCACGCCTGCGGGCAATGATGGCAAGAAGGTCTATCGCCTGGTGGCGAAGGATGTGCCCGTGGACGGATTCTGGTCGATCAGCGTCTATAACGCGCAGGGCTTCTATGAGAAGAACGCCGCCAACGCCTATACCTTGAACAACCTTACCGCGCAAAAAGGCAGCGATGGCGCGATCACCGTCCAGTTTGGCGGCTGCGACGGGAAGGTTGCCAACTGCCTGCCGATCGTGGCGGGCTGGAATTACACCGTACGTCTTTACCGGCCACGTGCCGAAGTACTTTCGGGGCGCTGGAGCTTCCCTGAACCCGTGCCTGTCAACTGA
- a CDS encoding 4a-hydroxytetrahydrobiopterin dehydratase, with protein sequence MTTKPLKQQDWSAQPRRALSAPQLVSQLAQVEGWQLSGDGADLAIQKTFSFVNYYETMAFVNAVALIAHQQDHHPDLKVQYNRCNVRFNTHDVGGVSATDFDCARRVDALLA encoded by the coding sequence ATGACCACCAAACCCCTCAAGCAACAAGACTGGTCCGCCCAGCCGCGCCGCGCCCTGTCGGCCCCACAACTGGTCTCGCAACTGGCCCAGGTCGAAGGCTGGCAGCTCAGCGGCGACGGCGCCGACCTGGCCATCCAGAAGACGTTCTCGTTCGTGAACTATTACGAGACCATGGCCTTCGTCAACGCCGTGGCGCTGATTGCCCACCAGCAGGACCATCACCCCGACCTGAAGGTGCAATACAACCGCTGCAACGTGCGCTTCAATACCCATGACGTCGGCGGAGTGTCGGCCACGGACTTCGACTGCGCGCGCCGCGTCGATGCGCTGCTCGCATGA
- the orn gene encoding oligoribonuclease: protein MSDASLTNPPVLAKSDLNLVWLDCEMTGLQPETDRVLEIAVVVTNADLSIRVEGPVFAIHQSDALLDGMDAWNKGTHGRSGLIARVKASEVTEAQAESELLAFLSRYVPKGKVPLCGNSIGQDRRFLVNYLPKLEAFFHYRNVDVSTLKELARRWKPAVCSAFKKAQRHTALADVHESIDELIHYRQHFLALEPVAPVTA, encoded by the coding sequence ATGTCTGACGCCTCCCTCACCAACCCTCCCGTGCTTGCGAAATCCGACTTGAATCTCGTCTGGCTCGACTGCGAAATGACCGGCCTGCAGCCTGAAACCGACCGGGTGCTCGAGATTGCCGTGGTGGTCACCAATGCCGACCTGTCGATCCGGGTCGAAGGCCCGGTCTTTGCCATCCACCAGAGCGACGCGCTGCTCGACGGCATGGACGCCTGGAACAAGGGCACGCATGGTCGCAGCGGGCTGATCGCGCGCGTCAAGGCGTCGGAAGTCACCGAGGCACAGGCCGAAAGCGAGTTGCTGGCCTTTCTGTCGCGCTACGTGCCCAAGGGCAAGGTGCCGCTGTGCGGCAACAGCATCGGCCAGGACCGGCGCTTCCTGGTCAACTACCTGCCCAAGCTCGAAGCCTTCTTCCACTACCGCAATGTCGATGTCAGCACGCTCAAGGAACTGGCGCGCCGCTGGAAACCCGCGGTCTGCAGTGCGTTCAAGAAGGCGCAGCGCCATACCGCACTGGCCGACGTGCACGAGTCCATCGACGAGCTGATTCATTACCGCCAGCATTTCCTCGCACTCGAACCCGTTGCGCCGGTCACGGCTTGA
- the trmD gene encoding tRNA (guanosine(37)-N1)-methyltransferase TrmD: protein MRFDIITLFPEMFAPFLASGVTRRAYASDQVAVRLWNPRDYAQGNYRRVDDRPFGGGPGMVMLVEPLQACLDAIRADRAEDPATQVPLVLFSPIGKTLDHPAVEQWAQSPGAVLLCGRYEGIDQRFIDTHVDAQISLGDFVLSGGEIAALALLDAVTRLQPGVLNDAGSHQLDSFNPSLDGLLDCPHYTRPEVWQGQEVPPVLMSGHHAQIERWRRDQSLQITARHRPELLAKARAAGRLDRKDEAVLAKIADGL from the coding sequence ATGCGCTTCGACATCATCACGCTGTTCCCCGAGATGTTCGCGCCGTTCCTGGCCAGCGGCGTGACGCGCCGCGCCTACGCTTCGGACCAGGTCGCGGTGCGCCTGTGGAATCCACGCGATTACGCCCAGGGCAACTACCGTCGCGTTGACGACCGGCCGTTTGGCGGCGGCCCGGGCATGGTCATGCTGGTCGAGCCGCTGCAGGCCTGCCTCGACGCCATCCGCGCCGACCGCGCCGAGGACCCGGCCACGCAGGTGCCGCTGGTGCTGTTCTCGCCCATCGGCAAGACGCTCGATCACCCGGCGGTGGAGCAATGGGCGCAAAGCCCGGGTGCGGTCCTGCTGTGCGGCCGCTACGAAGGCATCGACCAGCGCTTCATCGACACCCATGTGGACGCGCAGATCAGCCTCGGCGATTTCGTGCTGTCGGGCGGCGAGATCGCGGCACTGGCGCTGCTCGATGCCGTGACGCGGCTGCAGCCCGGCGTGCTCAACGACGCCGGCAGCCACCAGCTCGACAGCTTCAATCCCAGCCTCGACGGCCTGCTGGACTGCCCGCATTACACGCGCCCCGAAGTCTGGCAGGGCCAGGAAGTGCCGCCGGTGCTGATGTCGGGCCACCATGCGCAGATCGAGCGCTGGCGCCGCGACCAGAGCCTGCAGATCACCGCACGCCACCGGCCCGAACTGCTGGCCAAGGCGCGCGCGGCGGGGCGCCTGGACCGCAAGGATGAAGCGGTTTTGGCAAAAATCGCGGACGGGCTATAA
- a CDS encoding CobD/CbiB family protein, whose amino-acid sequence MSFFAILFALLIEQARPLARSNSVHAGLRAWTVSVRRNFDAGQSYHGWVAWGLAVLVPALFVLGVHWFLMWLVGWPLALVWNVAVLYVTLGFRQFSHHFTRIRDALDAADEYTAREELARWQQVDTTEVPRSQVVRHVIEYSVLAAHRYVFGVLFWYSVLAALGLGPMGAVLYRSAEFVSRYWSSKGYMGAQPVSERLQSAARQAWMWIDWLPARLTALSFAVVGSFEEAIDGWRFHAQRFPNDNDGVLLAATAGAINVRLGGEALKAREGAAAMPGFEGEYDVDDSDSTPGRLPDLSHLRSVVGLVWRSVVVWLLLLALLSLARLLG is encoded by the coding sequence ATGAGTTTCTTTGCCATCCTGTTTGCCTTGCTGATCGAGCAGGCCCGCCCGCTGGCCCGCAGCAATTCCGTCCATGCGGGATTGCGTGCCTGGACCGTTTCCGTGCGCCGCAATTTCGATGCAGGCCAGTCCTACCATGGCTGGGTGGCCTGGGGCCTGGCGGTGCTGGTGCCGGCGCTGTTCGTGCTGGGCGTGCACTGGTTCCTAATGTGGCTCGTGGGCTGGCCGTTGGCGCTGGTCTGGAACGTGGCCGTGCTTTATGTGACGCTGGGCTTTCGCCAGTTCAGCCACCATTTCACGCGCATCCGCGACGCGCTCGATGCCGCCGATGAATACACCGCGCGCGAGGAACTGGCGCGCTGGCAGCAGGTCGACACCACCGAGGTGCCGCGCAGCCAGGTCGTGCGCCATGTGATCGAATATTCGGTGCTGGCCGCGCACCGCTATGTGTTTGGCGTGCTGTTCTGGTACTCGGTGCTCGCGGCGCTGGGCCTGGGCCCGATGGGCGCGGTGCTGTACCGTTCGGCGGAGTTCGTGTCGCGCTACTGGTCGAGCAAGGGTTACATGGGCGCGCAGCCCGTGAGCGAGCGCCTGCAAAGCGCGGCGCGTCAGGCCTGGATGTGGATCGACTGGCTGCCCGCGCGCCTCACGGCACTGAGCTTTGCCGTGGTCGGCAGCTTCGAGGAGGCCATCGACGGCTGGCGTTTCCACGCGCAGCGCTTTCCCAACGACAACGATGGCGTGCTGCTGGCCGCCACGGCCGGCGCCATCAACGTGCGCCTGGGCGGCGAAGCCCTCAAGGCGCGCGAAGGCGCGGCGGCCATGCCCGGTTTCGAAGGCGAATACGACGTGGACGACAGCGACTCCACGCCGGGCCGCCTGCCCGACCTGAGCCATCTGCGCAGCGTCGTGGGCCTGGTATGGCGCTCGGTGGTGGTGTGGCTGCTGCTGCTGGCGCTGCTGTCGCTGGCAAGATTGCTGGGCTGA
- a CDS encoding DEAD/DEAH box helicase yields the protein MNDNILEQGSAAAAASSLDHSILNAAPLAADDAAIVADAASVIADTDSLDNESAQAEQKPNGFVELGLAPELIQAVADLGYTQPTAVQAKAIPLAMNKGTHATAFVDLMVSSQTGSGKTAAFLLPVLHTLLEQQAEADAEARAEYERAVAEAAANGEPAPKRNKRKDPTNPRNFKAATPGALILCPTRELAQQVAHDAIELVKHCRGLRVANVVGGIPYQLQIAKLQNANLVVATPGRLLDLQRSMQIKLDKVQFLVVDEADRMLDLGFSDDLAEVNQMTSQRQQTMMFSATFAPRIQQLAMRVMHDNGAGVKKITIDSPQEKHANIKQSLYWADNAQHKRKLLDHWLRDTTINQAIVFASTQVECDGLATDLQQDGFSAVALHGALSQGLRNRRLMALRNGQVQILVATDVAARGIDVPTITHVFNYGLPMKAEDYTHRIGRTGRAGRSGLAVTFAEMRDRRRIFDIEGYTRQQFTAEVVAGLEPTVRIPQGGRPDGRGRGGEGRDYSSRGRGGFGGGGGGGRGFGGGDRGRSMGFGGGNDRGGFGGDRGGNDRGGFGGNDRGGFAGPRGNDRGFGGAPRREGEGFAPRRPAFGDNRGGFGGDRGNDRGGFGGGDRAPAREYGARPAFAGKPAGGAGKPSFTPHDARKRPARPAR from the coding sequence ATGAACGACAACATTCTCGAGCAGGGCTCCGCCGCCGCTGCCGCATCTTCTTTGGACCATTCCATCCTGAATGCAGCGCCTCTTGCTGCCGACGACGCTGCCATCGTTGCAGACGCCGCCTCCGTCATCGCCGATACCGATTCCCTGGACAACGAGTCCGCCCAAGCCGAGCAGAAGCCCAATGGCTTCGTCGAGCTGGGCCTGGCCCCGGAACTGATCCAGGCCGTGGCCGACCTCGGCTACACCCAGCCCACGGCCGTGCAGGCCAAGGCCATTCCCCTGGCGATGAACAAGGGCACGCATGCGACCGCCTTTGTCGACCTGATGGTGTCGAGCCAGACCGGTTCGGGCAAGACCGCGGCCTTCCTGTTGCCGGTGCTGCACACGCTGCTGGAGCAGCAAGCCGAAGCCGATGCCGAAGCTCGCGCCGAATACGAGCGTGCCGTGGCCGAAGCCGCCGCCAATGGCGAGCCGGCACCCAAGCGCAACAAGCGCAAGGACCCGACCAACCCGCGCAACTTCAAGGCTGCCACGCCCGGCGCCCTGATCCTGTGCCCGACGCGCGAACTCGCCCAGCAGGTTGCGCATGACGCCATCGAGCTGGTCAAGCACTGCCGCGGCCTGCGCGTGGCCAACGTGGTGGGTGGCATTCCCTACCAACTGCAAATTGCCAAGCTGCAGAACGCCAACCTGGTCGTGGCCACCCCTGGCCGTCTGCTCGACCTGCAGCGTTCGATGCAGATCAAGCTCGACAAGGTGCAGTTCCTGGTGGTCGACGAAGCCGACCGCATGCTCGACCTGGGCTTCTCGGACGACCTCGCCGAAGTCAACCAGATGACCTCGCAGCGCCAGCAGACCATGATGTTCAGCGCCACCTTCGCGCCGCGCATCCAGCAGCTGGCCATGCGCGTCATGCACGACAACGGCGCCGGCGTGAAGAAGATCACCATCGACTCGCCGCAGGAAAAGCACGCCAACATCAAGCAGTCGCTGTACTGGGCCGACAACGCCCAGCACAAGCGCAAGCTGCTCGACCACTGGCTGCGTGACACCACGATCAACCAGGCAATCGTGTTTGCTTCGACCCAGGTCGAGTGCGACGGCCTCGCGACCGACCTGCAGCAAGACGGCTTCTCGGCCGTGGCCCTGCACGGTGCGCTGAGCCAGGGCCTGCGCAACCGCCGCCTGATGGCGCTGCGCAACGGCCAGGTGCAGATCCTGGTGGCCACCGATGTGGCGGCACGCGGTATCGACGTGCCCACCATCACCCACGTGTTCAACTACGGCCTGCCGATGAAGGCCGAAGACTACACCCACCGCATCGGCCGTACCGGCCGTGCAGGCCGCTCGGGCCTGGCCGTGACCTTTGCCGAAATGCGCGACCGTCGCCGCATTTTCGACATCGAAGGCTACACGCGCCAGCAGTTCACCGCGGAAGTGGTGGCCGGCCTGGAACCCACGGTGCGCATCCCCCAGGGCGGTCGTCCCGACGGCCGTGGCCGTGGCGGCGAAGGCCGTGACTACTCCTCGCGCGGCCGTGGCGGCTTCGGTGGCGGTGGTGGCGGCGGCCGTGGCTTTGGCGGCGGCGATCGCGGCCGCAGCATGGGCTTTGGCGGCGGCAACGACCGCGGCGGCTTCGGCGGCGACCGTGGCGGCAATGACCGCGGCGGTTTCGGCGGCAACGACCGTGGCGGCTTTGCCGGCCCGCGTGGCAATGACCGTGGCTTCGGCGGCGCTCCGCGCCGTGAAGGCGAAGGCTTCGCGCCCCGCCGTCCGGCCTTTGGCGACAACCGCGGCGGCTTCGGCGGCGACCGTGGCAATGACCGCGGCGGCTTCGGCGGCGGCGACCGTGCTCCGGCGCGCGAATACGGTGCACGCCCGGCCTTTGCCGGCAAGCCCGCCGGTGGCGCTGGCAAGCCCTCGTTCACGCCCCACGACGCACGCAAGCGTCCTGCCCGCCCGGCGCGCTGA
- a CDS encoding multidrug effflux MFS transporter: MHPQAQQLWPGPRWTLSILLALLGMLGPFSIDTYLPAFSGIAKALGASPVEMQQTLSAYLFGFAFMNLFHGALADSFGRRPVVLWGLAVFTLASAGCALSQNIGQLVFFRALQGLSTGAGIVVSRAVIRDMYPPSEAQKVMSQVTLFFGAAPAIAPIAGGWLLVLAGWHSIFWFLTLIGVLLWSINFRWLPETLHADLRQPFNTRHLMRGYWQLISSPRFLLLALASGVPFNGMFLYVLAAPAFLGDHLGLGPTQFFWLFLLIISGIMTGAWLSGRLAGRIPPKRQIRHGFVIMLLVSVLNVIATLVLPVHAGWALVPIALFALGWALMVPVVTLLVLDLYPERRGMASSLQAFVGSAANGLVAGLLAPLVMHSTIGLAFTSLALMLVGLVAWVYLHRRWPEIGRNSAQE, translated from the coding sequence ATGCATCCTCAAGCCCAACAACTCTGGCCCGGCCCGCGCTGGACGCTTTCGATCCTGCTGGCCCTGCTGGGCATGCTCGGGCCGTTTTCCATCGACACTTACCTGCCGGCGTTTTCCGGCATCGCCAAGGCGCTTGGGGCTTCCCCGGTGGAGATGCAGCAGACGCTGTCGGCCTATCTGTTCGGCTTTGCGTTCATGAACCTGTTCCATGGCGCGCTGGCCGACAGCTTCGGCCGCCGCCCGGTCGTGCTCTGGGGGCTGGCGGTGTTCACGCTGGCTTCGGCCGGCTGCGCGCTGTCGCAGAACATCGGCCAGCTGGTGTTTTTCCGCGCGCTGCAGGGCCTGTCCACGGGGGCCGGCATCGTCGTGTCGCGCGCCGTGATCCGCGACATGTATCCGCCCTCCGAAGCACAGAAGGTCATGAGCCAGGTCACGCTGTTCTTTGGCGCCGCCCCGGCCATCGCGCCGATCGCCGGCGGCTGGCTGCTGGTGCTGGCCGGCTGGCACAGCATCTTCTGGTTCCTGACGCTGATCGGCGTGCTGCTGTGGAGCATCAACTTCCGCTGGCTGCCCGAAACCCTGCATGCCGATCTGCGCCAGCCATTCAACACGCGCCATCTCATGCGTGGTTACTGGCAGCTGATCTCGAGCCCGCGCTTCCTGCTGCTGGCGCTGGCCAGCGGCGTGCCGTTCAACGGCATGTTCCTCTACGTGCTGGCCGCGCCGGCCTTCCTCGGCGACCACCTGGGCCTGGGGCCGACACAGTTCTTCTGGCTGTTCCTGCTGATCATCTCCGGCATCATGACCGGAGCCTGGCTCAGCGGCCGCCTGGCCGGGCGCATTCCGCCCAAGCGCCAGATCCGGCACGGCTTTGTGATCATGCTGCTGGTGTCGGTGCTCAATGTGATCGCCACGCTGGTGCTGCCGGTGCATGCGGGCTGGGCGCTGGTGCCGATCGCGCTGTTCGCGCTGGGCTGGGCGCTGATGGTTCCGGTGGTGACACTGCTGGTGCTCGACCTCTACCCCGAGCGCCGCGGCATGGCCTCGTCGCTGCAGGCCTTTGTCGGCTCGGCCGCCAACGGCCTGGTCGCGGGCCTGCTGGCGCCGCTGGTCATGCATTCCACCATTGGACTGGCCTTTACCTCGCTGGCGCTGATGCTGGTCGGCCTCGTGGCCTGGGTCTACCTGCACCGGCGCTGGCCGGAAATTGGGCGCAACAGCGCGCAGGAGTGA
- a CDS encoding M48 family metallopeptidase, whose protein sequence is MLSPAPFSPSLLLTLGFAALLALQLLLRLWLVSRQVRHVARHRCAVPAAFAGHIALSAHQKAADYTLAKARTGLIDMAVSTALLLAWTLLGGLDALNQWLLGWMGPGLHQQLALLAGFALVSGLAGLPLSIYQTFVVEQRFGFNKLTPGLWLADLLKSTLVAAVIGLPLAALVLWLMASAGALWWLWAWAVWAGFNLLLMWLYPAVIAPLFNRFEPLQDETLRTRVTGLMQRCGFAAKGLFVMDGSRRSAHANAYFTGFGSAKRVVFYDTLLKQLSPAEVEAVLAHELGHFKHRHITKRLIGLFAMSLAALALLGWLSQQPWFYAGLGVRPSLEMLLPGGNAMAGNEALALLLFLLAAPVFSFFVAPLMAYFSRRDEFEADAYAAAQAEGSALASALLTLYQDKASTLTPDPAYVAFHYSHPPAIERLARLPAPALNPHTP, encoded by the coding sequence ATGCTTTCACCTGCCCCATTTTCACCTTCATTGCTGCTGACTCTGGGCTTCGCCGCGCTGCTGGCCTTGCAGTTGCTGCTGCGCCTGTGGCTGGTGTCGCGCCAGGTGCGCCATGTGGCGCGCCACCGGTGCGCAGTGCCCGCTGCCTTTGCCGGCCACATTGCGCTTTCCGCACACCAGAAAGCCGCCGACTACACCCTGGCCAAGGCCCGCACCGGCTTGATCGACATGGCGGTATCCACCGCCTTGCTGCTGGCCTGGACACTGCTGGGCGGACTCGACGCGCTCAACCAGTGGCTGCTGGGCTGGATGGGCCCGGGCCTGCACCAGCAACTCGCGCTGCTTGCGGGTTTTGCGCTGGTTTCCGGATTGGCCGGCCTGCCCCTGTCGATCTACCAGACCTTTGTCGTCGAGCAGCGCTTTGGCTTCAACAAGCTCACGCCCGGCCTCTGGCTGGCCGACCTGCTCAAGTCGACGCTGGTCGCGGCCGTGATCGGCCTGCCGCTGGCCGCGCTGGTCCTGTGGCTCATGGCTTCGGCGGGCGCGCTCTGGTGGCTCTGGGCCTGGGCCGTCTGGGCCGGCTTCAACCTGCTTCTGATGTGGCTCTATCCCGCCGTCATTGCGCCGCTGTTCAACCGCTTCGAGCCCTTGCAGGACGAAACCTTGCGCACGCGCGTGACCGGCCTGATGCAGCGCTGCGGCTTTGCCGCCAAGGGCCTGTTCGTCATGGACGGCAGCCGGCGCTCGGCGCATGCCAACGCCTATTTCACGGGTTTCGGCTCGGCCAAGCGCGTGGTGTTCTACGACACCCTGCTCAAGCAGCTCTCGCCGGCCGAGGTCGAGGCCGTGCTCGCGCATGAGCTGGGCCATTTCAAGCACCGCCACATCACCAAGCGGCTGATCGGGCTGTTCGCCATGAGCCTGGCGGCGCTGGCGCTGCTGGGCTGGCTCTCGCAACAGCCCTGGTTCTACGCCGGCCTGGGCGTGCGCCCCAGCCTGGAGATGCTGCTGCCTGGCGGCAATGCCATGGCCGGCAATGAAGCGCTGGCGCTGCTGCTGTTCCTGCTCGCAGCCCCGGTGTTCAGCTTCTTTGTCGCGCCTCTCATGGCGTACTTCTCGCGCCGCGATGAATTCGAGGCCGATGCCTATGCCGCGGCGCAGGCCGAAGGCAGCGCGCTGGCCTCGGCGCTGCTGACGCTCTACCAGGACAAGGCCTCGACGCTCACGCCCGACCCGGCCTACGTCGCTTTCCACTATTCGCATCCACCGGCCATCGAGCGCCTCGCGCGCCTGCCTGCGCCGGCGCTAAACCCTCACACACCATGA
- a CDS encoding CoA pyrophosphatase: MSSSAASALAPGFDPRQVPVLSVDSHLPAVPASAQTPEALRHRFAAPPLWAPEIEREPLMSARAPAEAAVLIGIVQRAQPMVLLTERTRHLSAHSGQVAFPGGKRDPEDADASATALREAQEEVGLDPALVEVLGSLPPYVTTTGFVVTPVVGLVPPEARYQPNPYEVADLFEVPLAFLLNPAHHQRHALERPEGRREWLSMPYQDGPVQRYIWGATAGMLRNFYRFMQA, encoded by the coding sequence TTGAGCAGTTCCGCGGCCAGCGCGCTGGCCCCGGGTTTCGATCCCCGCCAGGTGCCGGTGCTGTCCGTCGACAGCCATCTGCCGGCCGTGCCGGCCAGCGCCCAGACCCCCGAGGCACTGCGCCACCGCTTTGCCGCACCGCCGCTGTGGGCGCCCGAGATCGAGCGCGAGCCGCTGATGTCGGCGCGCGCGCCGGCCGAAGCCGCGGTGCTGATCGGCATCGTGCAGCGTGCGCAGCCCATGGTGCTGCTGACCGAGCGCACGCGCCATCTGTCCGCGCATTCGGGACAGGTGGCCTTTCCCGGCGGCAAGCGCGATCCCGAAGATGCCGATGCATCCGCCACGGCCTTGCGCGAGGCCCAGGAAGAGGTGGGCCTGGACCCGGCGCTGGTGGAAGTGCTGGGCAGCCTGCCGCCCTATGTGACCACTACCGGCTTTGTCGTGACACCAGTGGTCGGGCTGGTGCCGCCCGAGGCGCGCTACCAGCCCAACCCCTATGAGGTGGCGGACCTGTTCGAGGTGCCGCTGGCCTTTTTGCTCAACCCCGCCCATCACCAGCGCCATGCGCTCGAGCGCCCCGAGGGCCGGCGCGAATGGCTGTCGATGCCCTACCAGGACGGACCCGTGCAGCGCTATATCTGGGGCGCCACCGCGGGCATGCTGCGCAACTTCTACAGGTTCATGCAAGCTTGA
- the rsgA gene encoding ribosome small subunit-dependent GTPase A, whose protein sequence is MTQGSVRPEGLVVASHGRHCVVEAPDGSRRICHPRGKKSQAVVGDHVRWIMPAAGQGDEGTIEKVLPRRNLFYRQDEIRTKSFAANIDQVLILIAADPVFSESQLARALIAAEASQITPLIALNKSDLVEPFARAWERLLPYRHMHHGSEKPHYGVLPLSLTESSETDRAALLQHLQGKATLVLGPSGSGKSTLINLLVPGARAQTGEISQALNSGKHTTTSTTWYWVDEERQTALIDSPGFQEFGLHHIGPMDLARCMPDIGARAADCKFYNCTHLHEPGCAVMAEVDAEDSSHHISASRYRIYQDLFEELSAGPRY, encoded by the coding sequence ATGACGCAGGGCAGCGTCCGCCCCGAAGGCCTGGTCGTGGCCAGCCATGGCCGGCATTGCGTCGTCGAAGCTCCCGACGGCTCGCGCCGCATCTGCCACCCGCGCGGCAAGAAAAGCCAGGCCGTGGTCGGCGACCATGTGCGCTGGATCATGCCGGCCGCGGGCCAGGGCGATGAAGGCACGATCGAGAAGGTGCTGCCGCGGCGCAACCTGTTCTACCGCCAGGACGAGATCCGCACCAAGTCGTTTGCCGCGAACATCGACCAGGTGCTGATCCTGATTGCCGCCGACCCGGTGTTCTCCGAAAGCCAGCTCGCGCGCGCGCTGATTGCCGCCGAAGCCTCGCAGATCACGCCGCTGATCGCGCTCAACAAGAGCGATCTGGTCGAGCCGTTCGCGCGCGCCTGGGAACGCCTGCTGCCCTACCGCCACATGCACCATGGCAGCGAGAAGCCGCACTACGGCGTGCTGCCGCTGTCGCTCACCGAATCCAGCGAAACCGACCGCGCGGCGCTGCTGCAGCATCTGCAGGGCAAGGCCACGCTGGTGCTGGGGCCCTCGGGCTCGGGCAAGAGCACGCTGATCAACCTGCTGGTGCCCGGCGCGCGCGCGCAGACCGGCGAGATCTCGCAGGCATTGAACTCGGGCAAGCACACCACGACCAGCACCACCTGGTACTGGGTCGACGAAGAGCGCCAGACGGCGCTGATCGATTCACCCGGTTTCCAGGAATTCGGCCTGCACCACATCGGCCCGATGGATCTGGCGCGCTGCATGCCCGACATCGGCGCGCGCGCTGCCGACTGCAAGTTCTACAACTGCACCCACCTGCACGAACCCGGCTGCGCGGTCATGGCCGAGGTCGACGCCGAGGACAGCAGCCACCACATCAGCGCCAGCCGCTACCGCATCTACCAGGACCTGTTCGAGGAACTGAGCGCCGGGCCCAGGTACTAG